Proteins encoded by one window of Leishmania major strain Friedlin complete genome, chromosome 9:
- a CDS encoding putative inner membrane preprotein translocase Tim17: MTSILDPRQPIEPLQRAMMVAKDSTLATAMLNVFGGYVMGFGFSLFGSMISAETSTQAMGTADFFRHSLRSAHRLGGSFAFFGFVFGGIEVALEKRRGRKDQWNPTIAGAIIGGGYGWRSYKHPGLAAGIVGGAAFSLVFEKMLDAMGMAQH, from the coding sequence ATGACATCCATCTTGGACCCTAGGCAGCCCATCGAGCCCCTCCAGCGGGCGATGATGGTAGCCAAAGACAGCACGCTGGCTACGGCAATGTTGAACGTGTTTGGTGGCTACGTCATGGGCTTCGGTTTTTCGCTCTTCGGCTCCATGATCTCGGCCGAGACAAGCACGCAGGCGATGGGAACGGCAGACTTCTTCCGCCAcagcctgcgcagcgctcaccgcctcggcggcagcttcgccttcttcggcTTCGTATTCGGCGGCATCGAGGTGGCGTTAGAGAAGCGTCGCGGCCGCAAGGACCAATGGAATCCGACGATTGCCGGCGCTATCATTGGTGGCGGGTATGGGTGGCGCTCCTACAAGCACCCCGGTCTGGCGGCCGGCATCGTCGGTGGTGCGGCCTTCTCTCTGGTTTTCGAGAAGATGCTGGATGCCATGGGCATGGCCCAGCACTAA
- a CDS encoding mitochondrial RNA binding protein 2 — protein MLRRVPTLCALRQRAGVTAMAVVGGLSASTGSFACQASPLQQVRWASSDAVAPTSNNAQRNNSRNSSMQSQRGRRDAMPPAFDIVHWNDEDIAAGHLLRVVHRDGFIVLDYHRQRCATAELREDGSRAANPNRAERVVTVTLPPVYVARFLGVLEGRMSKLEVQSRFTNASFSPNAAKGKHHYTLRCTSMKPTTGQIQTVDGADVHEETVEWTVEFDAAESLMLHRFLTQALHYNTGFSRKV, from the coding sequence ATGCTTCGTCGTGTCCCCActctgtgtgcgctgcgtcaACGCGCGGGCGTCACGGCCATGGCCGTCGTCGGCGGTCTCTCTGCCAGCACGGGCTCGTTTGCCTGCCAGGCATCCCCTCTGCAGCAGGTACGCTGGGCCTCCTCGGATGCAGTGGCACCCACAAGCAACAACGCGCAGCGCAACAACAGTAGAAATAGCAGTATGCAGAGTcagcgagggcggcgcgacGCGATGCCGCCGGCCTTCGACATTGTGCACTGGAACGACGAGGACATCGCTGCAggccacctgctgcgcgtggTGCACCGCGACGGCTTCATCGTTCTGGACTACCACCGGCAGCGTTGTGCCACCGCCGAACTTCGTGAGGATGGCAGTCGGGCGGCGAACCCGAACCGCGCCGAGAGGGTGGTGACAGTGACTCTGCCGCCCGTGTACGTTGCGCGCTTCCTCGGGGTGCTGGAGGGGCGCATGAGCAAGCTGGAGGTGCAGTCGCGCTTCACGAACGCCTCGTTTTCGCCGAATGCAGCGAAGGGAAAGCACCACTACACTCTGCGCTGCACGTCCATGAAGCCGACCACTGGCCAGATCCAGACGGTggacggcgccgacgtgcATGAGGAGACGGTGGAGTGGACAGTGGAGTTCGACGCGGCAGAGTCGCTgatgctgcaccgcttcCTCACGCAGGCCCTTCATTATAACACTGGTTTTTCCCGCAAAGTGTAG